From Thermodesulfovibrionales bacterium:
CATCAACATGGTATAGGAGTAATAATGGACTGGGTGCCATCGCATTTTCCTAAGGATGGACATGGTCTAATAAGATTTGATGGTACAGCTCTCTATGAACATGAAGACCCTCGTAAGGGCGAACATAAAGATTGGGGAACTTTAATTTTTAATTATAGTAGGAACGAAGTCAGAAATTTTCTAATTGCAAATGCCTTATTTTGGTTTGATGTTTATCATATAGACGGTTTAAGAGTTGATGCNNNNNNNNNNCTGAGAAGAATGAATGAGGTAACACATGGATATTATCCGGGCACATTAACCATCGCTGAAGAGTCTACTTCTTGGCCCATGGTTACTCG
This genomic window contains:
- a CDS encoding 1,4-alpha-glucan branching enzyme; translated protein: MDWVPSHFPKDGHGLIRFDGTALYEHEDPRKGEHKDWGTLIFNYSRNEVRNFLIANALFWFDVYHIDGLRVDA